A window of the Pseudomonadota bacterium genome harbors these coding sequences:
- a CDS encoding alpha/beta hydrolase: MNIHTQRSGTGEKCILIHGAGGSSQSWYFQKKHLQESMEVILIDLPGHGKSHGNGCDTIEELRDAMYTTIQRAHIEKCYMAGHSMGAAITMSFALSHPDILKGMILIGTGAKLKVFPEILEGVLKNKEKTIKKIVEFAFSKKASLTLKENGFKEMMKCKKETIYRDFYACDHFNVMNSINRVQIPTLIICGKDDLLTPQKYSEYLHKEIKGSRLSFIECAGHMAMLEEPDEVNKAIEEFIADCGLRNNTKNRERAKKWLH; encoded by the coding sequence ATGAATATACATACTCAAAGAAGCGGCACAGGAGAAAAATGCATATTAATCCATGGGGCTGGCGGGAGCTCGCAGTCATGGTATTTTCAAAAAAAGCATTTACAGGAATCAATGGAAGTGATACTGATAGATTTACCCGGACACGGGAAATCCCATGGCAATGGATGTGATACGATTGAAGAGTTGAGGGATGCTATGTATACAACAATTCAAAGGGCACATATAGAGAAATGTTATATGGCTGGCCATTCAATGGGGGCTGCAATCACCATGTCTTTTGCCCTTTCTCATCCGGATATTTTGAAGGGTATGATTCTCATCGGAACCGGGGCAAAACTGAAGGTCTTTCCTGAAATTCTTGAAGGGGTTTTAAAAAACAAGGAAAAGACTATCAAAAAGATAGTTGAATTTGCCTTTTCAAAAAAGGCTTCACTCACATTGAAAGAAAATGGTTTTAAAGAGATGATGAAATGTAAAAAGGAAACAATATACAGGGATTTTTACGCATGTGACCATTTTAATGTCATGAATTCAATAAATAGGGTACAGATTCCCACACTCATTATATGTGGAAAGGATGACCTTCTTACACCACAAAAATACTCTGAGTATCTTCATAAAGAAATAAAAGGTTCCAGGCTCAGCTTCATTGAATGTGCAGGCCATATGGCGATGCTTGAAGAACCGGACGAAGTGAATAAGGCAATTGAGGAATTCATTGCGGATTGCGGATTGCGGAATAATACAAAGAACAGAGAAAGGGCAAAGAAATGGCTACACTAA
- a CDS encoding peptide chain release factor-like protein, giving the protein MATLKYGVSQGKEKALHYKMEQLNIKESDIVEHFVRSRGHGGQNVNKTSTCVYLKHLPSGIEVKCQRERSQSLNRFLARRILVNKIENAILGRESEEQKRIEKIKRQKRKRSKRAKEKVLELKHIQSKKKKSRTFKPDPSEY; this is encoded by the coding sequence ATGGCTACACTAAAGTACGGAGTTAGCCAGGGAAAAGAAAAGGCACTCCATTATAAAATGGAACAGCTCAATATAAAAGAATCTGATATTGTAGAGCATTTTGTCCGTTCACGGGGGCATGGTGGTCAAAATGTCAACAAGACTTCAACATGTGTTTATTTAAAACACCTCCCTTCAGGAATCGAGGTAAAATGCCAGAGAGAACGTTCTCAATCATTAAATCGTTTCCTTGCCCGCCGCATCCTTGTGAATAAAATAGAAAACGCCATACTTGGTAGGGAAAGTGAGGAACAAAAACGTATTGAAAAAATAAAAAGACAAAAACGTAAGCGCTCCAAACGGGCAAAAGAAAAGGTGCTCGAGTTAAAACATATTCAGTCAAAAAAGAAAAAATCCCGCA